A region from the Acyrthosiphon pisum isolate AL4f chromosome A1, pea_aphid_22Mar2018_4r6ur, whole genome shotgun sequence genome encodes:
- the LOC100164214 gene encoding uncharacterized protein LOC100164214 precursor, translated as MLAKIFLVVFLTTGVMTFAKDENELVSSALGTGTAFMKEASKYIADDPDKYSVDLNALYKKYEIAAKAEQARNIIHNQLKRSFELTNDYVKKFDIEGEEQLKKSIDIIKKEDSVLGDKLTKFYDKSCELDRLSEDIIKYVLDADKVSGALDKAKSALRPIEHKLADSIKKFETIVLEHLPKKGKK; from the exons atgttggcaaaaatatttttggtcgTTTTTCTAACGACTGGTGTTATGACATTCGctaag GATGAGAACGAACTTGTTAGCTCAGCTCTTGGGACTGGAACGGCATTTATGAAAGAAGCTTCAAAATATATTGCAGATGACCCGGATAAATACTCCGTGGACTTGAACGCtttgtacaaaaaatatgaaatcgcAGCAAAGGCTGAGCAAGCCAGAAACATTATCCATAATCag ttAAAAAGAAGTTTTGAGTTGACTAATGATTATGTCAAGAAATTTGATATTGAAGGCGAGGAACAATTAAAGAAGAGTATTGATATCATTAAGAAGGAAGACTCCGTGTTAGGAGATAAACTAACTAAATTTTACGATAAGTCTTGTGAATTAGACAGATTATCTGAAGATATTATCAAGTACGTATTGGACGCAGATAAAGTTAGTGGTGCATTGGACAAGGCCAAATCTGCACTCCGTCCAATCGAACACAAATTGGCTGATTCGATCAAAAAGTTCGAG ACCATCGTTCTTGAACATCTGCCAAAAAAAGGAAAGAAATAG